The following coding sequences lie in one bacterium genomic window:
- a CDS encoding radical SAM protein: MRPAQADQWNGSPTASGAGAGPRWRLPYAERPRYIQLETVTKCNAKCPFCPQNEIVRDPARMPDAMWKKIIDDTRGWGLTYRPFLTNEPFVDKRQPEIVRYIKQHDPTARVEFNTNAELLTEDLGRELLESGVDIMRFSIDGFSAATYEPSRVGIPYQKVLERTTRFLEIWDREGWRDKVFTEVRMIEVPENRHEIADYRAYWEPRCTEVLVTQLYQWPWTGQKPEDVVMKPCLKILDEMFFYTDGNATICCWDVHEKAVIGNVLQQSVLEIWQGHAARCLREMLDDGRRDLIHLCSRCNAYKDYDFGRFSTAPGA; the protein is encoded by the coding sequence ATGCGTCCAGCCCAGGCCGACCAGTGGAACGGATCCCCGACCGCAAGCGGCGCCGGCGCCGGCCCGCGCTGGCGACTGCCGTACGCCGAGCGCCCGCGCTACATCCAGCTCGAGACCGTCACCAAGTGCAACGCCAAGTGCCCGTTCTGCCCGCAGAACGAGATCGTGCGCGATCCCGCGCGCATGCCCGACGCCATGTGGAAGAAGATCATCGACGACACGCGGGGCTGGGGCCTGACCTACCGCCCGTTCCTGACCAACGAGCCGTTCGTCGACAAGCGGCAGCCGGAGATCGTCCGCTACATCAAGCAGCACGACCCCACGGCGCGCGTCGAATTCAACACGAACGCGGAACTGCTCACCGAGGACCTGGGCCGCGAGCTGCTCGAGTCCGGTGTCGACATCATGCGCTTCTCGATCGACGGCTTCAGCGCCGCGACCTACGAGCCCTCGCGCGTCGGCATTCCCTACCAGAAGGTGCTCGAGCGCACGACGCGCTTCCTCGAGATCTGGGATCGCGAGGGATGGCGCGACAAGGTCTTCACCGAGGTGCGGATGATCGAGGTTCCCGAGAACCGGCACGAGATCGCCGACTACCGCGCCTACTGGGAGCCGCGCTGCACCGAGGTGCTCGTCACCCAGCTCTACCAGTGGCCGTGGACGGGCCAGAAGCCCGAAGACGTCGTGATGAAGCCGTGCCTGAAGATCCTCGACGAGATGTTCTTCTACACCGACGGCAACGCCACCATCTGCTGCTGGGACGTGCACGAGAAGGCCGTCATCGGCAACGTGCTGCAGCAATCGGTGCTCGAGATCTGGCAGGGCCACGCCGCGCGCTGCCTGCGCGAGATGCTGGACGACGGCCGGCGCGACCTGATCCACCTCTGCAGCCGCTGCAATGCCTACAAGGACTACGATTTCGGCAGGTTCTCGACCGCGCCCGGCGCCTGA